Proteins from a single region of Sesamum indicum cultivar Zhongzhi No. 13 linkage group LG5, S_indicum_v1.0, whole genome shotgun sequence:
- the LOC105161407 gene encoding uncharacterized protein LOC105161407, with protein sequence MSDKLGVVDVSSGAASGESRKGVSGGMVDGSESKTLAVNPGDKEILSDGVRVSEESEVSVRESNTGATISGSGWHAPESCSLRINGWHDGSRSRVVEMMSPGGGWESWGVMNLVGRVLEGRFSMDDEVEDVNNPENGPEVNPVADTKAWQGVIGEPTSRNGIDIKGTAIDKDSDMGNSSSPGERTVLYGNQDLISNEMVPDGKLETEEVNNVKDDVLIPKQRGEHFMTEKEGEYYVADLVWGKVRSHPWWPGQIFAPSAASDKAIKYFKRESYLIAYFGDQTFAWNEGSKIKPFRMHFSQMEKQSNADGFRHAVVCALNEVARRVEFGLSCPCLPPQVRDKVKLQEVASAGIREESSRRAGGDNLSSAASFIPGELVQFVQSLAGCPQSKTDGLQFAVAKAQLLSFSRWKGHFQLPVFEESGLLEDDTSVKGDGNDSVELMEGVLPGSGSECANDFPSKKRNSTAGDGSSRKRKHLSGVEEFSKIKEKHVSALMSTGSTNLQNDEKKPIRRARRKSISKSGTFAGDGSGKSQRAEIIPAEVPTPDVILSNLIVAAKSPLHGHDDMVSVVGLLREFRNSICLEKYSSGNTKKDAGKHKDTQASNLETTNTFGFEGTEDSYWTDRIIESHSQDKVLFEPGAPNERAATVEANAGVALSLHNKKDGDAVIVDLDAENPSVQINEVSDEDFPTALILNFTNLEAIPSIVNLNEIFSHYGPLKESETEIFSKSKRAKVIFKRRADAETAFSSTGKYSTFGPSLVSYRLHYAPSPRKSRAASKRNKKTNL encoded by the coding sequence ATGTCTGATAAATTGGGTGTTGTTGACGTGAGTTCCGGTGCCGCTTCGGGAGAATCAAGGAAAGGGGTGAGTGGTGGAATGGTTGACGGTTCGGAATCCAAAACCCTAGCGGTGAATCCTGGTGATAAGGAGATTTTGAGTGATGGGGTTAGGGTTTCGGAGGAGTCTGAGGTTTCTGTCCGGGAATCAAACACCGGCGCCACAATTAGTGGGAGTGGGTGGCATGCTCCTGAATCTTGTAGCTTAAGAATCAATGGTTGGCATGATGGGAGTAGAAGCAGAGTTGTGGAAATGATGTCTCCTGGTGGCGGATGGGAATCATGGGGGGTTATGAATTTGGTTGGTAGAGTGCTGGAGGGAAGGTTTTCTATGGATGATGAGGTGGAAGATGTAAACAATCCTGAAAATGGGCCTGAGGTGAATCCGGTTGCAGATACGAAGGCGTGGCAGGGTGTGATTGGGGAGCCGACATCTAGAAATGGAATTGACATTAAAGGAACTGCAATCGACAAAGATTCGGATATGGGGAATTCCAGTTCTCCGGGTGAGAGAACTGTTTTATATGGAAACCAAGATTTAATCTCTAATGAAATGGTGCCAGATGGGAAGTTGGAAACCGAGGAAGTAAATAATGTTAAGGATGACGTATTGATACCAAAACAACGTGGAGAACATTTTATGACGGAAAAGGAAGGAGAATATTACGTGGCGGATCTAGTGTGGGGCAAGGTTAGAAGCCACCCTTGGTGGCCTGGCCAGATATTTGCACCGTCAGCTGCATCCGATAAggcaataaaatatttcaagagaGAGAGTTATTTGATAGCGTACTTTGGGGACCAAACATTTGCATGGAATGAAGGATCAAAAATCAAACCTTTTCGGATGCATTTCTCTCAAATGGAGAAACAGAGCAATGCAGATGGATTTCGCCATGCTGTGGTTTGTGCCCTCAATGAGGTTGCTCGGCGAGTTGAGTTCGGGCTTTCATGTCCATGCTTGCCCCCACAGGTGCGTGATAAGGTAAAACTCCAAGAAGTTGCAAGTGCCGGTATCCGAGAAGAATCGAGCAGAAGAGCTGGAGGGGACAATTTATCTAGTGCAGCCTCGTTTATACCGGGAGAACTTGTGCAGTTTGTGCAATCACTGGCTGGATGTCCACAGTCCAAAACTGATGGGCTGCAGTTTGCTGTAGCAAAAGCTCAACTACTCTCCTTCAGTAGATGGAAGGGTCATTTTCAGCTCCCCGTTTTTGAAGAGAGTGGGCTGTTGGAGGATGATACTTCTGTGAAGGGGGACGGAAACGACTCGGTGGAACTGATGGAAGGCGTCCTTCCAGGTTCAGGTTCTGAGTGTGCCAATGATTTTCCATCTAAAAAGAGAAATTCAACTGCTGGAGATGGTTCTTCTCGGAAGCGTAAGCACCTATCAGGTGTTGAAGAGTTCtcaaagataaaagaaaaacatgtaTCTGCTTTGATGTCCACTGGCAGCACAAATTTACAGAATGATGAGAAGAAGCCCATAAGAAGGGCTCGCAGGAAGTCCATCTCAAAGAGTGGAACATTTGCTGGTGATGGTTCTGGAAAATCTCAAAGAGCGGAAATCATTCCAGCTGAGGTTCCTACTCCTGATGTAATTCTCTCAAACCTAATCGTTGCTGCAAAAAGCCCCCTGCATGGGCATGACGACATGGTTTCAGTAGTTGGCTTGCTTCGTGAATTCAGGAATTCAATTTGTCTAGAAAAATATAGTTCTGGAAACACGAAAAAGGATGCTGGAAAGCACAAGGATACACAAGCATCCAACTTGGAGACTACCAATACATTTGGATTTGAAGGTACTGAGGACTCATACTGGACAGACAGAATCATTGAAAGCCACTCTCAAGATAAGGTGTTGTTTGAACCAGGGGCCCCTAATGAGAGGGCTGCTACAGTGGAAGCCAATGCTGGTGTAGCTTTGAGCTTGCACAATAAAAAAGATGGAGATGCTGTAATTGTGGACTTGGATGCGGAAAATCCATCAGTTCAGATAAATGAAGTATCTGACGAAGATTTTCCAACTGCTTTGATTCTTAACTTTACAAATTTGGAGGCTATTCCATCCATTGTCAATCTGAACGAGATATTCAGCCATTATGGACCTTTGAAGGAGTCGGAGACTGAAATATTTAGCAAAAGCAAGCGCGCAAAGGTGATCTTCAAGAGGCGAGCAGATGCTGAAACTGCATTTAGCAGCACCGGCAAGTATAGTACTTTTGGGCCGTCGCTTGTCAGTTATCGCCTTCATTATGCCCCTTCACCTCGTAAATCTCGTGCAGCCTCAAAGAGGAACAAGAAGACGAATCTCTGA